A genomic stretch from Bradyrhizobium quebecense includes:
- the plsY gene encoding glycerol-3-phosphate 1-O-acyltransferase PlsY, whose amino-acid sequence MSADALLLAAFLIGYLLGSIPFGMILTRLAGTQDLRTIGSGNIGATNVLRTGHKGLAAATLIGDMLKGTVAVIIAGSIDGPNAAMLAALGAFLGHLFPVWLRFRGGKGVATYIGVLLGLFWPAALIFAVIWIGTATTTRYSSLSALVAAFVTPLFLWWFGHNALASLFAVLTLLLFYTHRENIKRLQAGTEGKIGEKK is encoded by the coding sequence ATGTCTGCTGACGCGCTGCTGCTTGCCGCCTTCCTGATCGGCTATCTCCTGGGCTCGATCCCGTTCGGCATGATCCTCACCAGGCTCGCCGGCACGCAGGATCTGCGCACCATCGGCTCGGGCAATATCGGTGCAACCAACGTGCTGCGCACCGGCCACAAGGGCCTCGCCGCGGCGACGCTGATCGGCGACATGCTCAAGGGCACGGTCGCCGTCATCATCGCGGGCTCGATCGACGGCCCGAACGCGGCAATGCTGGCGGCGCTCGGCGCATTCCTCGGCCACCTCTTCCCGGTCTGGCTCAGATTCCGCGGCGGCAAGGGCGTCGCGACCTATATCGGCGTGCTGCTCGGCCTGTTCTGGCCCGCGGCGCTTATCTTTGCCGTGATCTGGATCGGCACCGCCACCACCACGCGCTACTCGTCGCTATCGGCGCTCGTCGCCGCGTTCGTGACGCCGCTGTTCCTGTGGTGGTTCGGCCACAACGCGCTCGCCTCGCTGTTCGCCGTGCTGACGCTACTGCTGTTCTATACGCACCGCGAGAACATCAAGCGGCTGCAGGCCGGCACCGAAGGCAAGATCGGCGAGAAGAAGTAG
- a CDS encoding IS1595 family transposase, with the protein MSQHFLLSKAAKTLSLAQVFRMTDAEAETAFKAIRWADTAGAPVCPSCGSVEAYEARRPNGSLRFRCKGCKKDFTITSGTLFASHKLPLRGYLAAIAVFCNEVKGKSALALSRDLGLSYKSAFVLLHKLREAMAEELKGRVIGGEGKTAEVDGGYFGGYVKPANQKENRRDRRYASNQNGKRKVVVVVRERGGNSVPAVFGSESQAAAFIRARIAKGTVVHADEAASWDGLHERFEMKRINHQEAYSFDGACTNQAEEYFSRLRRAEIGIHHHIAGAYLLRYAQESSWREDNRRVSNGDQVNRIAALALKRGKSADFTGYWQRHIAN; encoded by the coding sequence GTGTCCCAACACTTCCTCCTCAGCAAAGCGGCAAAGACCCTGAGCCTAGCTCAGGTCTTCCGCATGACTGATGCGGAAGCCGAGACGGCCTTCAAGGCCATCCGTTGGGCTGATACCGCTGGCGCTCCCGTGTGCCCTTCCTGCGGCTCCGTAGAGGCTTACGAAGCCCGCCGTCCGAACGGCTCCCTGCGCTTCCGCTGCAAGGGCTGCAAGAAGGATTTCACCATCACCAGCGGTACCCTGTTTGCCAGCCATAAGCTGCCCCTGCGCGGCTATCTGGCGGCCATTGCCGTGTTCTGCAACGAGGTGAAGGGCAAGTCCGCACTGGCGCTCAGCCGGGACCTGGGCCTGTCCTACAAGTCCGCGTTCGTCCTCCTACACAAGCTGCGGGAGGCAATGGCGGAGGAATTGAAGGGCCGTGTCATCGGCGGCGAAGGCAAAACGGCTGAGGTGGACGGCGGTTATTTTGGCGGTTACGTAAAGCCAGCAAACCAGAAAGAAAATCGCCGCGACCGCCGATATGCCAGCAATCAGAATGGGAAACGGAAGGTCGTCGTCGTCGTCCGTGAGCGCGGCGGCAATTCTGTGCCAGCAGTGTTTGGCTCTGAAAGCCAAGCCGCCGCTTTCATCCGTGCCCGCATTGCGAAGGGGACTGTCGTTCATGCCGACGAAGCCGCTTCTTGGGATGGACTACACGAACGTTTTGAAATGAAACGAATCAACCACCAAGAAGCTTACTCCTTCGATGGTGCCTGCACTAATCAGGCAGAGGAGTATTTCAGCCGCTTGCGTCGTGCTGAGATCGGTATCCACCACCATATTGCTGGCGCGTACCTGCTCCGCTACGCGCAGGAGTCCTCATGGCGTGAGGACAACCGCCGGGTCTCGAATGGCGATCAGGTGAACCGCATCGCGGCGCTGGCATTGAAGCGCGGGAAGTCGGCCGATTTCACCGGCTACTGGCAGCGGCATATCGCCAACTGA
- a CDS encoding winged helix-turn-helix transcriptional regulator, whose translation MKRTSLAGDSCPVARALDVFGDWWSLLIIRDASLGRRRFGEFQASLGLAKNILTTRLRTLVERGILKMVPASDGSAYQEYVLTPKGHGIFPILVALRQWTEEFDDHPDEIATIMVDRDKGKPVKKLALLSQDGRVLGAADTALKPRPAEKRARRHATA comes from the coding sequence GTGAAACGAACCAGCCTTGCAGGCGACAGCTGTCCGGTGGCACGCGCACTCGACGTGTTCGGCGACTGGTGGTCGCTCCTGATCATCCGCGACGCCAGCCTCGGCCGGCGCCGTTTCGGCGAATTCCAGGCCAGCCTCGGGCTTGCGAAGAACATCCTCACCACCCGGCTCCGCACGCTGGTCGAGCGCGGCATCCTGAAGATGGTCCCCGCCTCCGACGGCAGCGCCTATCAGGAATACGTCCTGACGCCGAAGGGCCACGGCATCTTTCCGATCCTGGTTGCACTCCGGCAATGGACCGAGGAATTCGACGACCATCCGGACGAGATCGCGACCATCATGGTCGACCGCGACAAGGGCAAGCCGGTGAAGAAGCTCGCACTGCTTTCGCAGGACGGACGCGTGCTGGGGGCGGCCGACACGGCGTTGAAGCCGCGGCCTGCAGAAAAGCGCGCGCGACGTCACGCGACTGCGTAG
- the rnr gene encoding ribonuclease R, which produces MKRKPDHGFPGRDAIVAFIRANPGKVGTREIAREFGLKNADRIELKRILRELADDGTVAKRRRKIHEPAALPPTVLADITGRDSDGELIATPAEWDSEDGSAPKIRIETPRRPKPGTTAGVGDRALLHVEVTDEHDGTPYRGRVIKVIDHGRARILGIFRKNPDGGGRLIPVDKKQAGRELNIAKADSGDAEDGDLISVDLIRTRGYGLASARVKERLGSIASEKAISLIAINTHDIPQVFSSSALREAEDARPATLQGREDWREVPLVTIDPPDAKDHDDAVHAEVDSDPNNKGGFIIHVAIADVAFYVRPGSALDRDALQRGNSVYFPDRVVPMLPERISNNRCSLVPGEPRGALAVRMVIGADGRKRSHTFHRVLMRSAAKLNYAQAQAAIDGRPDDTTGPLLDPILKPLWSAYELVKLARNERDPLDLDLPERKILLKPDGTVDRVIVPQRLDAHRLIEEFMILANVAAAEMLEKKALPLIYRVHDEPSQEKVHNLQEFLKTLDLPFTKQGALRPTQFNRVLAQVAGENYEPLVNEVVLRSQAQAEYSAENYGHFGLNLRRYAHFTSPIRRYADLIVHRALIRALGLGEGALPTDESVETLAEIAAQISVTERRAMKAERETTDRLIAHFLADRIGASFQGRISGVTRAGLFVKLDDTGADGLIPIRTIGSEYFNYDEARHALIGTRSGTMYRLGDVVDVRLVEAAPVAGALRFELLSDGQTIPRGRKRDGVGTERRSAGFGKGPNKGSGKKAHKERKARKKKDRKPAKPTSGKSKRGKSWK; this is translated from the coding sequence GTGAAACGAAAACCCGACCATGGCTTTCCGGGCCGGGACGCCATCGTCGCCTTCATCCGCGCCAATCCAGGCAAGGTCGGCACCCGCGAGATCGCGCGCGAGTTCGGCCTGAAGAACGCCGACCGCATCGAGTTGAAGCGGATCCTCCGCGAACTCGCCGACGACGGCACGGTCGCCAAGCGCCGCCGCAAGATCCACGAGCCGGCGGCGCTGCCGCCCACCGTGCTCGCCGACATCACCGGCCGCGACAGCGACGGCGAGTTGATTGCGACGCCCGCCGAGTGGGATTCGGAAGACGGCTCCGCCCCGAAAATCCGCATCGAGACGCCGCGGCGGCCGAAGCCCGGCACCACCGCCGGCGTCGGCGACCGCGCGCTGCTCCACGTCGAGGTGACCGACGAGCACGACGGCACGCCCTATCGCGGCCGCGTCATCAAGGTGATCGATCACGGCCGCGCTCGCATCCTCGGCATCTTCCGCAAGAACCCTGATGGCGGCGGGCGCCTGATCCCCGTCGACAAGAAGCAGGCCGGCCGCGAGCTCAACATCGCCAAGGCCGACAGCGGCGACGCCGAGGACGGCGACCTCATCAGCGTCGACCTGATCCGCACCCGCGGCTACGGGCTCGCCTCCGCCCGCGTCAAGGAACGGCTCGGCTCGATCGCGAGCGAGAAGGCGATCAGCCTGATCGCGATCAACACCCACGACATCCCGCAGGTGTTTTCGTCCTCTGCGCTGCGCGAAGCCGAAGACGCCAGGCCCGCGACCTTGCAGGGCCGCGAGGACTGGCGCGAGGTGCCGCTTGTCACCATCGACCCGCCGGATGCCAAGGATCACGACGACGCCGTTCATGCCGAGGTCGATTCCGATCCGAACAACAAGGGCGGCTTCATCATCCATGTCGCGATCGCCGACGTCGCCTTTTACGTGCGGCCCGGATCCGCGCTCGACCGCGACGCGCTCCAGCGCGGCAACTCGGTGTACTTCCCCGATCGCGTGGTGCCGATGCTGCCCGAGCGCATCTCCAACAATCGCTGCTCGCTGGTGCCGGGCGAACCGCGCGGCGCGCTCGCGGTGCGGATGGTGATCGGCGCCGACGGCCGCAAGCGCTCGCACACCTTCCATCGCGTGCTGATGCGCTCGGCGGCAAAGCTCAATTACGCGCAGGCGCAGGCCGCGATCGACGGCAGGCCTGACGACACGACGGGTCCCCTGCTCGATCCGATCCTGAAGCCGCTGTGGTCGGCCTACGAGCTGGTCAAGCTCGCACGCAACGAGCGCGACCCGCTCGATCTCGATCTGCCCGAGCGCAAGATCCTCCTGAAACCGGACGGCACCGTCGATCGGGTGATCGTGCCGCAGCGGCTTGATGCGCACCGGCTGATCGAGGAGTTCATGATCCTCGCCAACGTCGCCGCGGCCGAGATGCTGGAGAAGAAGGCGCTGCCGCTGATCTATCGCGTGCATGACGAGCCGAGCCAGGAGAAGGTGCACAACCTCCAGGAATTCCTGAAGACGCTCGACCTGCCCTTCACCAAGCAGGGCGCGCTGCGTCCAACGCAATTCAATCGCGTGCTGGCGCAGGTTGCCGGCGAGAATTACGAACCGCTGGTCAATGAGGTGGTGCTGCGTTCGCAGGCGCAGGCCGAATACTCCGCCGAGAACTACGGCCATTTCGGCTTGAACCTGCGCCGCTACGCGCACTTCACCTCGCCGATCCGCCGCTACGCCGATCTAATCGTGCATCGCGCGCTGATCCGCGCGCTCGGCCTTGGCGAGGGTGCCTTGCCGACCGATGAGAGCGTGGAGACGCTGGCCGAGATCGCCGCGCAGATTTCCGTCACCGAGCGCCGCGCGATGAAGGCGGAGCGCGAGACCACCGACCGTCTGATCGCGCATTTCCTCGCCGATCGCATCGGCGCTTCGTTCCAGGGCCGCATCTCCGGCGTGACGCGAGCCGGCCTGTTCGTGAAGCTCGACGACACCGGCGCCGACGGCCTGATCCCGATCCGCACCATCGGCAGCGAGTATTTCAACTACGACGAAGCCCGCCACGCGCTGATCGGCACGCGCAGCGGCACCATGTATCGGCTCGGCGATGTCGTCGACGTGCGCCTGGTCGAGGCCGCGCCGGTGGCGGGCGCGCTGCGTTTTGAGCTATTATCCGACGGTCAGACAATTCCGCGCGGCAGAAAACGCGACGGCGTCGGAACCGAGCGCCGCAGCGCTGGATTTGGCAAGGGGCCCAATAAGGGATCCGGCAAGAAAGCGCACAAGGAGCGGAAGGCACGCAAGAAGAAGGACCGCAAGCCGGCGAAGCCGACATCCGGTAAATCGAAGCGAGGCAAGTCATGGAAGTGA
- a CDS encoding SDR family NAD(P)-dependent oxidoreductase has product MRLANKTALITGGNSGIGLATAKLFVAEGAKVVITGRNKETLAAAARELGPNALAVVADATDVAALEAAVKQGAEKFGKYDVLFANAGIPGQTPVGGTTLAAFENVIRTNLTGVFFTVQAVAPYLNDGASIILNGSVISVLGNPGYSAYAASKAGVRAMARVMASELSPRNIRVNVVAPGAVRTPIWGAAIATPEAEKAFEQRIGKSTPLGRIGEPDHISKTVLFLASDDAAHVQGQELFIDGGATASPAGAPIYRG; this is encoded by the coding sequence ATGAGACTGGCAAACAAGACGGCGTTGATCACCGGCGGCAACAGCGGCATCGGGCTTGCGACAGCAAAGCTGTTCGTCGCCGAGGGCGCCAAGGTCGTCATCACCGGGCGCAACAAGGAGACGCTCGCGGCGGCGGCGCGGGAACTCGGACCGAACGCGCTCGCGGTGGTGGCCGATGCCACCGATGTCGCGGCGCTGGAGGCCGCGGTGAAGCAGGGCGCGGAGAAGTTCGGCAAGTACGACGTGCTGTTCGCCAATGCCGGCATTCCCGGCCAGACGCCGGTCGGCGGCACCACGCTCGCCGCATTCGAAAATGTGATCCGCACCAATCTTACCGGCGTGTTCTTCACCGTGCAGGCGGTCGCGCCTTATCTGAACGACGGCGCTTCGATCATCCTCAACGGCTCGGTAATTTCGGTGCTCGGCAATCCCGGCTACTCGGCCTACGCCGCGAGCAAGGCCGGCGTGCGCGCGATGGCACGGGTGATGGCGTCAGAACTGTCACCGCGCAACATCCGCGTCAACGTGGTGGCGCCGGGCGCCGTGCGTACGCCGATCTGGGGCGCTGCGATCGCAACGCCCGAGGCCGAGAAAGCCTTCGAGCAGCGGATCGGAAAGTCCACGCCGCTCGGACGCATCGGTGAACCCGATCACATCTCGAAGACGGTGTTGTTCCTGGCGTCCGACGACGCGGCGCATGTGCAGGGGCAGGAACTGTTCATCGATGGCGGTGCAACGGCATCTCCCGCCGGCGCGCCGATCTATCGCGGCTAA
- the topA gene encoding type I DNA topoisomerase — protein sequence MNIVIVESPAKAKTINKYLGSSYEVLASFGHVRDLPAKNGSVDPDANFQMIWEVDAKAAGRLNDIAKALKGADRLILATDPDREGEAISWHVLEVMKEKRALKDQKVERVVFNAITKQAVTDAMKAPRQIDGALVDAYMARRALDYLVGFTLSPVLWRKLPGARSAGRVQSVALRLVCDRELEIEKFVPREYWSLVATLLTPRGEAFEARLVGADGKKIARLDIGSGAEAEDFKKAIEAALFKVATVEAKPARRNPQAPFTTSTLQQEASRKLGFAPAHTMRIAQRLYEGIDIGGETTGLITYMRTDGVQIDPSAITQARKVIGEDYGNAYVPDAPRQYQAKAKNAQEAHEAIRPTDLSRRPATIGRRLDTDQARLYELIWKRTIASQMESAELERTTVDIEAKAGARVLELRASGQVIKFDGFLALYQESRDDEEDEDSRRLPAMSQGEAVKRQSLAVTQHFTEPPPRFSEASLVKRMEELGIGRPSTYASILQVLKDRGYVKLEKKRLHGEDKGRVVVAFLENFFSRYVEYDFTADLEEQLDRISNNEIAWQQVLQDFWRGFIGAVNDIKDLRVAEVLDALDEMLGPHIYPPRTDGGDVRQCPTCGTGRLNLKAGKFGAFVGCSNYPECRYTRPLAADSAESADRVLGTDPDTGFDVTVKAGRFGPYIQLGEQKDYAEGEKPKRAGIPKGTSPADVDLQLALKLLSLPREIGKHPETGQPITAGLGRFGPFVKHEKTYASLEAGDEVFDIGLNRAVTLIAEKIAKGPSGRRFGADPGKPLGDHPTLGAVALKNGRYGAYVAAGGVNATIPSDRTPDEITLAEAIALIDERAAKGGGKKAKKAKAEKPAKAKKAKSEKATSEETDGDAEAKPAKKAASKKAATKPKTDATSKARAPVASGAKTSPAKSSAPAKAPAKKSAGKARG from the coding sequence ATGAATATCGTCATTGTGGAGTCGCCTGCCAAGGCCAAGACGATCAATAAATATCTGGGGTCCTCCTACGAGGTCCTGGCGTCGTTTGGCCATGTTCGCGACCTCCCGGCCAAGAACGGTTCGGTCGATCCGGACGCCAATTTCCAGATGATCTGGGAGGTCGATGCCAAGGCCGCCGGCCGGCTGAACGACATCGCCAAGGCGCTCAAGGGGGCCGACCGCCTGATTCTGGCGACCGACCCTGATCGCGAGGGCGAAGCGATCTCCTGGCACGTGCTGGAGGTGATGAAGGAGAAGCGCGCGCTGAAGGACCAGAAGGTCGAGCGCGTCGTGTTCAACGCCATCACCAAGCAGGCGGTCACCGACGCCATGAAGGCGCCGCGCCAGATCGACGGCGCGCTGGTCGACGCCTATATGGCGCGCCGCGCGCTGGACTATCTGGTCGGTTTCACCCTCTCCCCCGTGCTCTGGCGCAAGCTGCCCGGCGCCCGCTCTGCCGGCCGCGTGCAATCGGTCGCGCTGCGGCTGGTCTGCGACCGCGAGCTCGAGATCGAGAAGTTCGTGCCGAGGGAGTACTGGTCGCTGGTCGCGACGCTGCTGACGCCGCGCGGCGAAGCCTTCGAGGCCCGGCTCGTCGGCGCCGACGGCAAGAAGATCGCACGGCTCGACATCGGCTCCGGCGCGGAAGCCGAGGACTTCAAGAAGGCGATCGAGGCCGCGCTGTTCAAGGTCGCGACCGTCGAGGCCAAGCCGGCCCGGCGCAATCCGCAGGCGCCCTTCACCACCTCGACCCTGCAGCAGGAAGCGAGCCGAAAGCTCGGCTTCGCGCCGGCGCACACCATGCGCATCGCGCAGCGGCTGTATGAAGGCATCGACATCGGCGGCGAGACCACCGGTCTAATCACCTATATGCGAACCGACGGCGTGCAGATCGATCCGTCCGCGATCACCCAGGCTCGCAAGGTGATCGGCGAGGATTACGGCAACGCCTATGTGCCGGATGCCCCGCGCCAATATCAGGCCAAGGCCAAGAACGCGCAGGAAGCGCACGAAGCGATCCGCCCGACCGATCTGTCGCGCCGTCCGGCCACCATCGGCCGAAGGCTCGATACCGATCAGGCGCGGCTCTACGAATTGATCTGGAAGCGCACCATTGCGAGCCAGATGGAATCGGCCGAGCTCGAGCGCACCACCGTCGACATCGAGGCCAAGGCCGGCGCCCGCGTGCTGGAGCTGCGCGCCTCCGGTCAGGTCATCAAGTTCGACGGTTTCCTCGCGCTCTACCAGGAAAGCCGCGACGACGAAGAAGACGAGGATTCACGCCGCCTGCCCGCGATGAGCCAGGGCGAGGCCGTGAAGCGCCAGAGCCTTGCCGTCACCCAGCACTTCACCGAGCCGCCGCCGCGCTTCTCGGAAGCATCATTGGTGAAGCGGATGGAGGAGCTCGGCATCGGCCGCCCCTCGACCTACGCCTCGATCCTGCAGGTGTTGAAGGACCGCGGCTACGTCAAGCTCGAGAAGAAGCGGCTGCACGGCGAGGACAAGGGCCGCGTCGTGGTCGCGTTCCTGGAGAATTTCTTCTCGCGCTACGTGGAGTACGACTTCACGGCCGATCTCGAGGAACAGCTCGATCGTATCTCGAACAACGAGATCGCCTGGCAGCAGGTGCTGCAGGATTTCTGGCGCGGCTTCATCGGTGCGGTCAACGACATCAAGGACCTCCGCGTCGCCGAGGTGCTCGATGCGCTCGACGAGATGCTCGGTCCGCACATCTATCCGCCGCGCACGGATGGCGGCGACGTCAGGCAGTGCCCGACCTGCGGCACCGGCCGGCTTAACCTCAAGGCCGGCAAGTTCGGCGCCTTCGTCGGCTGCTCGAACTATCCGGAATGCCGTTACACAAGGCCGCTCGCGGCGGACAGCGCCGAGAGCGCCGATCGCGTGCTCGGCACCGATCCCGACACCGGGTTCGACGTCACGGTGAAGGCCGGCCGGTTCGGCCCCTACATCCAGCTCGGCGAGCAGAAGGATTACGCCGAAGGCGAGAAGCCGAAGCGCGCCGGCATTCCGAAGGGCACCTCGCCTGCCGATGTCGATCTCCAACTGGCGCTGAAGCTGTTGTCGCTGCCGCGCGAGATCGGCAAGCATCCGGAGACCGGGCAGCCGATCACCGCCGGCCTCGGCCGGTTCGGGCCGTTCGTGAAGCACGAGAAGACCTATGCCAGCCTCGAGGCCGGTGACGAAGTCTTCGACATCGGGTTGAACCGCGCCGTCACGCTGATCGCGGAGAAGATCGCGAAGGGCCCGAGCGGCCGCCGCTTCGGCGCCGATCCGGGCAAGCCGCTCGGCGACCACCCGACGCTCGGCGCCGTCGCGCTGAAGAACGGCCGCTACGGCGCCTATGTCGCGGCCGGCGGCGTCAACGCGACGATCCCGAGCGACCGCACCCCGGACGAGATCACGCTCGCGGAAGCGATCGCGCTGATCGACGAGCGCGCGGCCAAGGGCGGCGGCAAGAAGGCCAAGAAGGCAAAGGCGGAAAAGCCCGCCAAGGCCAAGAAAGCCAAGTCTGAAAAGGCAACGTCTGAGGAGACCGACGGCGACGCCGAGGCCAAGCCTGCCAAGAAGGCTGCGTCGAAGAAGGCCGCGACGAAGCCGAAAACGGATGCGACCAGCAAGGCGCGCGCGCCGGTCGCCTCCGGTGCCAAGACCTCGCCCGCAAAGTCATCGGCACCCGCGAAAGCGCCCGCGAAGAAGAGCGCCGGCAAGGCAAGAGGATAA
- a CDS encoding DUF6471 domain-containing protein, with product MVLPKAEEEWGRRASDFLKAEMKKANVTYADLAKRLKKHGLKDETEAGITMKLKRGSFTAIFFLACVAALELEQVVLEEI from the coding sequence ATGGTCCTACCCAAAGCGGAAGAGGAATGGGGCCGACGCGCCAGCGACTTCCTCAAGGCGGAAATGAAGAAAGCCAACGTGACCTATGCCGACTTGGCAAAGCGGCTGAAAAAGCACGGCCTGAAAGACGAGACCGAAGCCGGGATAACCATGAAGCTAAAGCGGGGATCGTTTACGGCGATCTTCTTTCTTGCGTGCGTTGCGGCGTTGGAGCTTGAGCAGGTGGTTTTGGAGGAGATTTAG
- a CDS encoding FMN-dependent NADH-azoreductase codes for MNLLHIDSSVLGPHSVSRQVSAAAVERLRQAHPGLVVSYRDLTQTPLAHLSGLHLAASQGAAPDPSVRDDIATGQAVLDEFLAADIVVIGAPMYNFTIPSQLKAWIDRVVVAGKTFKYGAAGVEGLAGNKRVIIAISRGGYYGADTPMAALEHLETYLRGVFGFIGVKNLELIPADGIQVGPEHREKAVAGALQAAGSLNAA; via the coding sequence ATGAACCTTCTGCACATCGACTCCTCGGTCCTCGGCCCCCACTCCGTCAGCCGCCAGGTCTCCGCCGCCGCCGTCGAGCGGCTGCGCCAGGCCCATCCCGGCCTGGTCGTGAGCTACCGCGATCTGACCCAGACCCCGCTCGCCCACCTCTCCGGCCTGCACCTCGCCGCCAGCCAGGGCGCGGCGCCGGACCCCTCGGTGCGCGACGACATCGCGACCGGTCAGGCGGTTCTCGACGAGTTCCTTGCCGCCGACATCGTCGTGATCGGCGCGCCGATGTACAATTTCACCATTCCCTCCCAGCTGAAGGCCTGGATCGACCGCGTCGTGGTCGCGGGCAAGACCTTCAAATACGGCGCCGCCGGCGTCGAGGGGCTGGCCGGCAACAAGCGCGTCATCATCGCGATCTCGCGCGGCGGCTATTACGGCGCCGACACACCGATGGCCGCACTCGAGCATCTCGAGACCTATCTGCGCGGCGTGTTCGGCTTCATCGGCGTCAAGAATCTCGAGCTGATCCCCGCCGACGGCATCCAGGTCGGTCCCGAGCATCGCGAGAAGGCGGTCGCTGGCGCGCTGCAGGCCGCCGGCAGCCTCAACGCCGCCTGA
- a CDS encoding winged helix-turn-helix transcriptional regulator, translated as MKPEHIRVPALPPLPDQDHSDCRAVASVLARVGDKWSVFVIMMLTDGPKRFNELKRMINGISQRMLTLTLRGLERDGLVTRTVFPTIPPRVDYELTDLGHGLAAPVKALGEWAFAHLPEIEGARSNFDSRNSD; from the coding sequence ATGAAACCCGAGCACATCCGTGTGCCTGCCCTTCCGCCCCTGCCTGACCAGGATCACAGCGATTGCCGCGCGGTTGCCTCCGTATTGGCGCGGGTCGGCGACAAGTGGAGCGTGTTCGTGATCATGATGCTGACCGACGGGCCAAAGCGCTTCAACGAGCTGAAGCGGATGATCAACGGCATCTCGCAACGGATGCTGACGTTGACGCTGCGCGGGCTGGAGCGCGATGGCCTGGTCACACGCACGGTGTTTCCAACCATTCCGCCGCGGGTCGATTACGAGCTCACGGATCTTGGCCATGGTCTGGCCGCGCCCGTGAAGGCGCTCGGCGAATGGGCGTTCGCGCATCTGCCGGAGATCGAGGGCGCGCGAAGCAATTTTGACTCGCGCAACAGCGACTGA
- a CDS encoding amidase, with the protein MISLADLQARIEQGALSPEAAIGQSLEVIGAQEKTIGAFVRHDAKARAQDAGPLRGIAVGIKDIIDTAGFPTEMGAAIYRGHQPRADAPVVMALKKAGATIVGKTTTTAFAANDPTATLNPHNHAHTPGGSSSGSAAAVAAGMIPLALGTQTGGSVIRPASFCGVAAIKPSYRLLPTVGVKCFSWTLDTVGLFGAGVRDVALGLAAMTRRPELVVPSEVAAPRIGVVTQAFAGAPEPSGAEALQKAARAAERAGATVRELAMPEVIAEAWRIHPVVQEFEAHQSFAWEYGQNYDAMPPLLRGRLDESKGGTPAEYDAAMDVTLRARQALAAIFGEVDVLLTLSAPGAALNGLASTGDPRYNRLWTLMGVPCVNVPTLIAEGGLPVGVTVIAGFGSDARALAAASFVEDALKR; encoded by the coding sequence ATGATCTCACTTGCCGATCTCCAAGCGCGTATCGAACAAGGCGCGCTGTCGCCTGAAGCGGCCATCGGCCAATCGCTTGAGGTGATCGGTGCGCAGGAGAAGACGATCGGCGCCTTTGTCCGCCACGACGCCAAGGCGCGTGCGCAGGATGCCGGGCCGCTGCGCGGGATTGCGGTCGGCATCAAGGACATCATCGATACCGCCGGATTCCCGACCGAGATGGGGGCTGCGATCTACCGCGGCCATCAGCCGCGCGCCGATGCGCCCGTGGTGATGGCGTTGAAGAAGGCCGGCGCGACCATTGTCGGCAAGACCACGACCACCGCGTTCGCCGCGAACGATCCGACCGCAACGCTCAATCCGCACAATCACGCGCACACGCCGGGCGGCTCGTCGTCGGGCTCGGCGGCCGCGGTCGCCGCCGGGATGATTCCGCTGGCATTGGGCACGCAGACCGGCGGATCGGTGATCCGGCCGGCTTCGTTCTGCGGCGTCGCCGCGATCAAGCCGAGCTACCGGCTGCTGCCGACCGTCGGGGTGAAGTGTTTTTCGTGGACGCTCGATACGGTGGGGCTGTTCGGCGCCGGCGTGCGCGATGTCGCGCTGGGACTGGCTGCGATGACCAGGCGTCCTGAGCTTGTCGTGCCGTCCGAGGTCGCGGCACCGCGCATCGGCGTCGTGACGCAGGCATTTGCCGGCGCGCCCGAACCATCCGGCGCGGAGGCGTTGCAGAAGGCGGCGCGGGCGGCGGAGCGGGCGGGCGCAACCGTGCGCGAGCTTGCGATGCCTGAGGTCATCGCCGAGGCGTGGCGGATTCATCCGGTGGTGCAGGAGTTCGAGGCGCATCAGTCGTTCGCCTGGGAATACGGCCAGAACTACGATGCGATGCCGCCGCTGCTGCGCGGCCGGCTCGACGAGAGCAAGGGCGGCACGCCCGCCGAATATGATGCGGCGATGGACGTCACGCTGCGCGCGCGGCAGGCGCTGGCCGCGATTTTTGGCGAGGTCGATGTGCTGCTGACGCTGTCGGCGCCGGGCGCCGCGCTGAACGGCTTGGCCTCGACCGGCGATCCCCGTTACAACCGGCTCTGGACGCTGATGGGCGTGCCCTGCGTCAACGTGCCGACGCTGATCGCCGAGGGCGGATTGCCGGTCGGTGTGACCGTGATCGCGGGCTTTGGCAGCGATGCCAGGGCGCTGGCGGCGGCGAGCTTTGTCGAGGACGCGCTGAAGCGGTAG